From Rhodovastum atsumiense, a single genomic window includes:
- a CDS encoding glycosyltransferase family 2 protein, translating into MRDQEGPPQDARTGPGPQVAVIIPCLNEARTIAKVVTDFRAALPGATVHVYDNNSSDQSARLAREAGAVVAREALQGKGNVVRRAFANVEADVYVLVDGDDTYAATAAPAMVWMLLEHQLDMVTGVRVDDTPGAYRRGHRLGNRVLTALVGHLFGPRISDMLSGYRVFSRRFVKSFPAIATGFETETEFSVHALQLLMPIDEMPTPYRERPAGSISKLRTWPDGWRILHTIIILLKEERPLEFFAASGAALLVGGIGLGMPVVVDFIHTGLVPRLPTAVLATGLVLLSFLSLTCGLILDSVARGRKENRRFHYLAIPPVPAPSAGRCPAPHQGAALDPHHAQACSARRAMRPLDPIH; encoded by the coding sequence ATGCGCGATCAGGAAGGTCCGCCGCAGGATGCCCGGACCGGGCCGGGCCCGCAGGTGGCGGTGATCATTCCCTGTCTCAACGAGGCCCGGACCATCGCCAAGGTGGTCACCGATTTCCGTGCCGCCCTGCCGGGGGCCACGGTGCATGTCTACGACAACAACTCCTCCGACCAGAGCGCGCGGCTGGCACGGGAGGCGGGGGCGGTGGTGGCGCGGGAGGCCCTGCAGGGCAAGGGCAACGTCGTCCGCCGGGCCTTCGCCAACGTGGAGGCGGATGTCTATGTCCTGGTCGACGGCGACGACACCTATGCCGCCACCGCCGCACCCGCCATGGTGTGGATGCTGCTGGAACACCAGCTCGACATGGTGACGGGGGTGCGCGTGGACGACACGCCGGGGGCCTATCGCCGCGGCCACCGCCTGGGCAACCGGGTCCTGACCGCACTGGTCGGCCATCTCTTCGGTCCCCGCATCAGCGACATGCTCTCCGGCTACCGGGTGTTCAGCCGCCGCTTCGTGAAATCCTTCCCCGCCATCGCCACCGGCTTCGAGACCGAGACCGAGTTCAGCGTGCATGCGCTGCAGTTGCTGATGCCGATCGACGAAATGCCGACGCCCTACCGGGAACGCCCGGCCGGCAGCATCTCCAAGCTGCGCACCTGGCCGGACGGATGGCGGATCCTGCACACCATCATCATCTTGCTGAAGGAGGAACGGCCGCTGGAATTCTTTGCCGCCAGCGGGGCCGCGCTGCTGGTTGGCGGCATCGGGCTCGGCATGCCGGTGGTGGTGGATTTCATCCACACCGGCCTGGTGCCCCGGCTGCCCACCGCGGTGCTGGCGACGGGGCTGGTGCTGCTGTCGTTCCTCTCGCTCACCTGCGGCCTGATCCTGGATTCGGTGGCGCGGGGGCGCAAGGAAAACCGGCGCTTCCATTACCTGGCCATCCCGCCGGTGCCCGCTCCATCGGCGGGGCGTTGCCCCGCACCCCACCAGGGCGCCGCCCTGGACCCGCATCATGCGCAGGCGTGCTCCGCACGACGGGCCATGCGGCCCCTTGACCCCATTCATTGA
- a CDS encoding Flp family type IVb pilin, which produces MSNALIAKLRNFRIDRRGVTALEYGLIASLIAVAIITAVTLLGTDLAAMFTKIAGIIKTNTPQ; this is translated from the coding sequence ATGTCGAACGCCCTTATCGCGAAGCTGCGCAACTTCCGCATCGACCGTCGCGGCGTCACCGCCCTCGAATACGGCCTGATCGCCTCGCTGATCGCAGTTGCCATTATTACCGCCGTAACATTGCTCGGCACCGATTTGGCTGCGATGTTCACCAAGATTGCCGGCATTATCAAAACAAACACCCCGCAATAA
- a CDS encoding ATP-binding protein yields the protein MNGPWVRLLLVAAVAALPLILFHVFTEIQMQQVRRQLTRDEALHLLQLASFEQQRILDGMEQVLAVLGGTAAVQEAASGPCQRALANLLRQAPRYTHVAVMGLDGRVRCAAPVDEPGRDLSGRSHVRHALQTGGFVVGEGMTDRVSGGAGLHAAMGLRDRNGTVTGVMELALDPEWLRQQLEKLPLPPRAATLIADRNGTILARHPQGARPGGTALPAGERFLLEGKDVRLATTRNPDGRPVLAAYSPPGADPQGVLVEIALERSGVLAVLDGTNRLGMALMLLAGAGVALGGLVLGGGRSSRPVLPGWIRPRWGRDAAEDPVQRRLTELTASEAGYRAFFEHAEDSLVEVEVIPDGRFLCRNINPHAEKIMGFSAAAVRGKTAPQILGPKAGGRIEAALRRCVAEGLLRYEETWATVIGTRVTDTFMVPLCDGGDGRVTRVLCSMRDITDHRDLEHQLAEAQKMQALGRLAGGIAHDFNNILQAVQTSTMLIERHTTDTTMVRECAGLIATSSERGVAIVRRLLTFARRGQLSSEWIDPATLLDGLRDILAHTLAGSLTIHIAVPAGLPALLADRNQLETVLINLAVNARDAMPDGGMLTLGAAMETVTEGAIRPVKLEAGAYVRLTVSDTGSGMDSATLAQACEPFFTTKPVERGTGLGLAMARGFAEQSGGALAIESAPGQGTTVTLWLPAAEREATPARVPHEGQAASLDGGSGRVLLVDDEVAVVKALTFGLRSAGFEVLATEGGAAALALLDAGEAVDLLVSDLFMPGMSGLTLIEETRARRPGLPAILLTGYVDNDVELAMNGALSGSFSLLRKPVKIPQLVGRIEAVLARRGSPPA from the coding sequence ATGAACGGCCCCTGGGTGCGCCTGCTGCTGGTTGCCGCCGTCGCCGCGCTGCCGCTGATCTTGTTCCATGTCTTCACCGAAATCCAGATGCAGCAGGTCCGCCGGCAACTGACCCGGGACGAGGCGCTGCATCTGCTGCAACTGGCCAGCTTCGAGCAACAGCGCATCCTCGATGGCATGGAGCAGGTCCTCGCAGTGCTCGGCGGCACGGCGGCCGTGCAGGAAGCGGCTTCCGGCCCGTGCCAGCGCGCGCTGGCGAACCTGCTGCGCCAGGCCCCGCGCTACACCCATGTTGCCGTCATGGGCCTGGACGGGCGCGTGCGCTGCGCCGCCCCCGTGGACGAACCCGGCCGTGACCTGTCCGGGCGTTCCCATGTGCGCCATGCCCTGCAGACCGGCGGCTTCGTCGTTGGCGAAGGCATGACCGACCGGGTCTCCGGCGGGGCGGGCCTGCACGCGGCCATGGGGCTGCGGGATCGCAACGGCACCGTCACCGGTGTCATGGAACTGGCGCTCGATCCCGAATGGTTGCGTCAGCAACTGGAAAAACTGCCCTTGCCGCCGCGCGCGGCCACGCTGATCGCCGACCGCAATGGCACGATCCTGGCGCGCCACCCCCAGGGCGCCCGCCCCGGCGGCACCGCGCTTCCCGCCGGAGAGCGTTTCCTGCTCGAAGGCAAGGACGTCCGGCTGGCCACCACCCGCAATCCGGACGGCCGCCCGGTGCTGGCGGCCTATTCGCCGCCCGGGGCCGATCCGCAGGGAGTGCTGGTGGAGATCGCGCTGGAGCGGAGCGGGGTCCTTGCCGTGCTCGACGGAACCAACCGCCTCGGCATGGCGCTGATGCTGCTTGCCGGCGCCGGGGTCGCGCTCGGGGGGCTGGTGCTGGGCGGCGGGCGGTCGTCGCGTCCCGTGCTGCCCGGCTGGATCCGCCCGCGCTGGGGACGCGACGCGGCCGAGGATCCGGTGCAGCGCCGGCTGACCGAGCTCACCGCCAGCGAGGCCGGCTACCGCGCCTTCTTCGAGCACGCCGAGGACAGCCTGGTCGAGGTCGAGGTGATCCCCGACGGGCGTTTCCTCTGCCGCAACATCAACCCCCATGCCGAGAAGATCATGGGCTTCAGCGCCGCCGCCGTCCGTGGCAAGACGGCCCCGCAGATCCTCGGCCCCAAGGCGGGCGGGCGCATCGAGGCGGCGCTACGGCGCTGCGTCGCCGAGGGCCTGCTGCGCTACGAGGAAACCTGGGCGACGGTGATCGGCACGCGCGTCACCGACACCTTCATGGTGCCGCTGTGCGACGGCGGCGACGGGCGGGTCACCCGCGTGCTGTGCAGCATGCGCGACATTACCGATCACCGCGACCTCGAACACCAGCTCGCCGAGGCGCAGAAGATGCAGGCGCTCGGCCGGCTCGCCGGTGGCATCGCGCATGACTTCAACAATATCCTGCAGGCGGTGCAGACCAGCACCATGCTGATCGAGCGCCACACCACCGACACCACCATGGTGCGGGAATGCGCGGGCCTCATCGCCACCTCGTCCGAGCGCGGCGTCGCCATCGTCCGCCGCCTGCTCACCTTCGCCCGGCGCGGCCAGCTTTCCAGCGAATGGATCGATCCCGCCACCCTGCTCGACGGGCTGCGCGACATCCTGGCGCACACGCTCGCCGGGTCCCTGACCATCCACATCGCGGTGCCGGCGGGCCTGCCCGCGCTGTTGGCCGACCGCAACCAGTTGGAGACCGTGCTGATCAACCTGGCCGTGAATGCCCGGGATGCGATGCCGGACGGTGGCATGCTGACGCTCGGCGCGGCGATGGAGACGGTGACGGAAGGCGCCATCCGCCCCGTCAAGCTGGAAGCAGGGGCCTATGTGCGGCTCACCGTCAGCGACACCGGCAGCGGCATGGACAGCGCGACGCTGGCGCAGGCCTGCGAGCCCTTCTTCACCACCAAGCCGGTCGAGCGCGGCACCGGCCTTGGCCTGGCCATGGCCCGTGGCTTCGCCGAGCAATCGGGCGGCGCGCTGGCGATCGAGAGCGCGCCGGGGCAGGGCACCACGGTGACGCTCTGGCTGCCGGCGGCGGAGCGGGAAGCCACGCCGGCGCGTGTGCCGCACGAGGGCCAGGCGGCGTCGCTGGATGGCGGCAGCGGGCGCGTGCTGCTGGTGGATGACGAGGTCGCGGTGGTGAAGGCGCTGACCTTCGGCCTGCGCTCGGCCGGTTTCGAGGTGCTGGCAACCGAGGGCGGTGCCGCGGCCCTGGCGCTGCTGGACGCGGGCGAGGCGGTTGACCTGTTGGTGTCCGACCTGTTCATGCCCGGCATGAGCGGTCTCACGCTGATCGAGGAAACCCGGGCCCGCCGGCCCGGCCTGCCGGCGATCCTGCTGACCGGCTATGTCGATAACGACGTCGAACTGGCCATGAATGGCGCCCTGAGCGGCAGCTTTTCGCTGCTGCGCAAGCCGGTCAAGATCCCGCAACTGGTCGGGCGGATCGAGGCGGTGCTGGCACGGCGCGGCAGCCCTCCGGCCTGA
- a CDS encoding TadE/TadG family type IV pilus assembly protein gives MMDRFATIGRLGRDRKGAVAIIFGLAVVTILLFVALAISFSGVIYARARLDTAADAAVLTTVMSAKETYEKNPFVSDFPTARQDGTNRFLAQSGSIPYVSNIVPQVSVSQTDGKFTATVTYSADYTLPLGGILGIPKQWSIGNTVGSGLDLSDAYLNVMILLDNTGSMEIGASPDDIKTLMQATACSLANAWYPTRSDSGSVSSISQNGTTYWQNAKNAGKVRYLDAHDYSEYACRTSANTYNPSNAGGLNCPITNPLTTPSSLFATGGNLGPACPNLPLETVTTCTKQWNDGTCRTLETKQIRPRAGAPCAFACHFDEGSNASSKAQDHLGIARANNVTLRFDLVKSAVRSLLQTMHDNELPVHNLRVNISAFANDVLKPHVYPADPDNKAFTFGYDWSAAMQAVGAPPTAVGQPETGIQPYIGPNGGDTDFTTTLNTLATALPSCTTTTPCNGASAATPNRVLFLITDGLHDPASRAMGGISVSACQKLKDKGYTIFVLYTPYYALMNPYYLDNDMKFVETGVVSGNLQSCASSKSHYIVASDSIGITAALQTFFRQAQATPARMTR, from the coding sequence ATGATGGACAGATTTGCAACGATCGGACGCCTTGGCCGGGACAGGAAAGGAGCCGTTGCCATCATCTTCGGCCTGGCCGTCGTCACGATCCTGCTGTTCGTCGCCCTCGCCATCAGCTTTTCCGGCGTCATCTACGCCAGGGCACGGCTCGACACGGCAGCCGACGCCGCGGTCCTGACCACGGTGATGTCCGCCAAGGAAACCTACGAGAAGAACCCGTTCGTCAGCGACTTCCCGACCGCCAGGCAGGACGGCACGAACCGGTTCCTGGCACAGTCGGGCAGCATTCCCTATGTCAGCAACATCGTGCCACAGGTCAGCGTCTCGCAAACCGACGGCAAATTCACCGCCACGGTCACCTACAGCGCCGACTACACCCTGCCACTCGGCGGCATCCTGGGCATCCCGAAGCAATGGTCGATCGGCAATACGGTCGGCTCCGGCCTCGACCTTTCCGATGCCTACCTGAACGTGATGATCCTGCTCGACAACACCGGCTCCATGGAAATCGGCGCCTCTCCCGACGACATCAAGACGCTGATGCAGGCCACCGCCTGCTCCCTTGCCAATGCCTGGTACCCGACCCGCAGCGATTCGGGCAGCGTGTCCAGCATCTCGCAGAACGGCACCACGTACTGGCAGAACGCCAAGAATGCCGGCAAGGTCAGGTATCTCGATGCCCATGACTACAGCGAATACGCCTGCCGCACCTCGGCGAACACCTACAACCCGTCGAACGCCGGCGGGCTGAACTGCCCGATCACCAATCCTCTGACCACGCCCTCGAGCCTGTTCGCGACCGGCGGCAATCTCGGCCCCGCCTGCCCCAACCTGCCCCTGGAAACCGTCACGACCTGCACCAAGCAGTGGAACGATGGAACGTGCAGGACGTTGGAAACCAAGCAGATACGGCCCAGGGCGGGGGCCCCCTGCGCCTTTGCCTGCCATTTCGACGAAGGCAGCAACGCTTCAAGCAAGGCGCAGGACCATCTCGGCATCGCGCGTGCCAACAACGTCACGCTGCGCTTCGACCTGGTCAAGTCGGCGGTCAGGAGCCTGCTGCAGACCATGCACGACAACGAACTGCCCGTGCATAACCTGCGTGTCAACATCTCCGCCTTTGCCAACGACGTGCTGAAACCGCATGTCTACCCGGCGGATCCCGACAACAAGGCCTTCACCTTCGGCTATGACTGGAGCGCCGCGATGCAGGCCGTCGGCGCGCCCCCCACCGCGGTGGGCCAGCCCGAGACCGGCATCCAGCCCTATATCGGCCCGAACGGCGGCGACACCGACTTCACCACGACCCTGAACACGCTCGCCACGGCCCTGCCGTCCTGCACGACGACAACCCCGTGCAACGGCGCCTCCGCGGCAACGCCGAACCGCGTGCTGTTCCTGATCACCGATGGGCTGCACGATCCCGCCAGCCGCGCCATGGGCGGCATCAGTGTCAGCGCCTGCCAGAAACTCAAGGACAAGGGCTACACGATCTTCGTGCTCTATACGCCCTACTACGCGCTGATGAACCCCTACTACCTCGACAACGACATGAAGTTCGTCGAAACCGGCGTGGTTTCCGGCAACCTGCAAAGCTGCGCCTCGTCGAAGAGCCACTACATCGTCGCTTCCGACTCCATCGGCATCACCGCCGCCCTGCAGACCTTCTTCCGCCAGGCCCAGGCGACGCCGGCCCGCATGACGCGATAG
- a CDS encoding methyl-accepting chemotaxis protein, protein MALHRLRLPVKLALLVGLAITAAIAIAAMSAATLYQRMYDGRVDKLRATVHATVAIARALDARVAAQELTRAQAYELLHRDIRAIRFDDGEGYISIIEDRTGNVVMHGVNPALEGKPTSAKVIIEAVRSTEEGVADYMFPRPGQTTPIRKVVAIARFPAWDMIISAGAYTDDLDADFRAALLGMGAVGGTILLLALLAAWLVSRDITRSLLGLKQAMRRLAGNDLAVTVPGTERRDEVGEMAAALLVFQQGLQRAERLAAEQDQQRQAATAEKTAALTRMADTIEAETSTALTEIGRRVTVMTDTAGEMQASAARTGAAADSAAASASETLSITQTVAAAAEQLSASIHEISQQVAQSTSVVARAVKAGDTTRGTMETLNGTVERIGAIAGLITDIAGKTNLLALNATIEAARAGEAGRGFAVVASEVKQLALQTARATGEITGQITAVRTASDAAMAAVRSIEQTIREVEGIAGSIAAAVEQQGAATTEIARNVTNAASATNAMSSRAAEVSAEATQTDRSASAVQENAGALAAAMQDLRHSVIRAVRTATAEVDRRHTPRQPTNMPARLSLPGETAQTVRLADLSLGGARLLHPARITPGTRASFQMDALGAPLPAIVLAADGTTVRLRFEPDATALAALQRMLASPQAA, encoded by the coding sequence ATGGCGCTCCATCGCCTCAGGCTTCCGGTGAAACTGGCCCTGCTGGTGGGCCTCGCGATCACGGCGGCCATTGCCATCGCCGCCATGAGCGCCGCCACGCTGTACCAACGTATGTATGACGGCCGCGTCGACAAGCTGCGGGCGACGGTGCATGCCACCGTCGCCATCGCCCGCGCCCTCGACGCCCGGGTGGCGGCACAGGAACTCACCCGCGCGCAGGCCTACGAGCTGCTGCACCGCGACATCCGCGCCATCCGCTTCGACGACGGGGAAGGCTATATCTCGATCATCGAGGACCGCACCGGCAATGTCGTCATGCACGGCGTCAACCCGGCACTGGAAGGCAAGCCAACCTCGGCGAAGGTGATCATCGAGGCAGTGCGCTCCACCGAGGAAGGCGTGGCCGACTACATGTTCCCCCGCCCAGGCCAGACCACCCCAATCCGCAAGGTGGTGGCGATCGCCAGGTTCCCGGCCTGGGACATGATCATCTCCGCCGGCGCCTACACCGATGACCTGGACGCCGATTTCCGGGCGGCACTGCTCGGCATGGGGGCGGTCGGCGGCACCATCCTGCTGCTGGCCCTGCTCGCCGCCTGGCTGGTCAGCCGCGACATCACCCGATCCCTGCTCGGGCTGAAGCAGGCGATGCGCCGGCTGGCCGGCAACGACCTCGCCGTCACCGTCCCCGGCACCGAACGCCGCGACGAGGTCGGCGAAATGGCCGCCGCCCTGCTGGTCTTCCAGCAGGGCCTGCAACGCGCCGAACGCCTCGCCGCCGAGCAGGACCAGCAACGCCAGGCCGCCACCGCCGAAAAAACCGCCGCCCTCACCCGCATGGCCGACACCATTGAGGCCGAAACCTCCACCGCGCTCACTGAAATCGGCCGCCGCGTCACCGTCATGACCGACACCGCCGGCGAGATGCAGGCCTCCGCCGCCCGCACCGGCGCCGCCGCCGACAGCGCCGCCGCCTCCGCCAGCGAAACCCTCAGCATCACCCAGACCGTCGCCGCCGCCGCCGAACAGCTCTCCGCCTCGATCCACGAAATCAGCCAGCAGGTAGCCCAGTCCACCTCCGTGGTGGCCCGCGCCGTCAAGGCCGGCGACACCACCCGCGGCACCATGGAAACCCTCAACGGCACCGTCGAACGCATCGGCGCCATCGCCGGCCTCATCACCGACATCGCCGGCAAGACCAACCTGCTGGCCCTGAACGCCACCATCGAAGCCGCCCGCGCCGGCGAGGCAGGGCGGGGCTTCGCCGTGGTGGCCAGCGAAGTCAAGCAACTGGCCCTGCAGACCGCCCGCGCCACCGGCGAGATCACCGGCCAGATCACCGCCGTCCGCACCGCCAGCGACGCCGCCATGGCCGCCGTGCGCAGCATCGAACAGACCATCCGCGAGGTCGAGGGCATCGCCGGCTCGATCGCCGCCGCCGTCGAGCAACAGGGCGCCGCCACCACCGAGATCGCCCGCAACGTCACCAACGCCGCCAGCGCCACCAACGCCATGTCCAGCCGCGCCGCCGAGGTCTCCGCCGAAGCCACCCAAACCGACCGCAGCGCCAGCGCCGTGCAGGAGAACGCCGGCGCGCTGGCAGCGGCGATGCAGGACCTCCGCCACTCCGTCATCCGCGCGGTGCGCACCGCCACCGCCGAAGTCGACCGCCGCCACACCCCGCGCCAGCCAACCAACATGCCGGCCCGCCTCAGCCTGCCCGGGGAAACGGCACAGACGGTCCGCCTCGCCGATCTTTCGCTCGGCGGCGCCCGCCTGCTGCATCCCGCCCGCATCACCCCCGGCACACGCGCCAGCTTCCAGATGGATGCACTCGGCGCCCCCCTGCCCGCCATCGTCCTCGCCGCCGACGGCACCACCGTCCGGCTGCGCTTCGAACCCGACGCCACTGCCCTCGCAGCGCTGCAGCGCATGCTGGCATCCCCCCAGGCCGCCTGA
- a CDS encoding Nramp family divalent metal transporter has product MFSLPKTATGPFCPSEVRGSVPVDAAAPLWRKVLRFSGPGLLVSVGYMDPGNWATGIEGGSRFGYDLLFVVLLSSLAAIVLQCLSARLGIATGRDLARLSNEQYGPFARRALWLLAELSIIACDLAEVLGSALAFHLLLGVPILAGVGLTALDTLIVLGLQGRKFRSLEAIVLGLILTIGVCFLVELVLLRPDLSAVAGGFVPSLRTLGDLDAIGIAVGVIGATVMPHNLYLHSAIVQTRVVAEDERSIRQAIRLSNIDTIASLLLALAINAAIMILAASAFHANGQQVGGIEDAYHLLDPIVGTSLAGVLFAVALLASGQSSTFTGTIAGQILMEGFLDLKIPCWQRRLITRGLALVPAFAGLWWLGDGGVGFLLVASQVALSLQLPFAVYPLVRFSADRRLMGDAVTPRWMQRLAWLIFAAVVAANAWLVVQAVRG; this is encoded by the coding sequence ATGTTCTCCCTTCCGAAGACCGCAACCGGCCCCTTCTGCCCATCGGAGGTGCGCGGATCGGTCCCGGTCGACGCGGCCGCGCCGCTCTGGCGGAAGGTCCTGCGCTTCTCCGGCCCCGGTCTGCTGGTGTCGGTGGGCTACATGGACCCCGGCAACTGGGCCACCGGGATCGAGGGCGGTTCCCGCTTCGGCTACGACCTGTTGTTCGTGGTGCTGCTGTCGAGCCTGGCCGCGATCGTCCTGCAATGCCTGAGCGCGCGCCTGGGCATCGCCACCGGGCGCGACCTCGCCCGCCTTTCCAACGAGCAATACGGCCCCTTCGCCCGCCGCGCCCTCTGGCTGCTGGCCGAGCTGTCCATCATCGCCTGCGACCTGGCGGAGGTGCTCGGCAGCGCGCTCGCCTTCCACCTGCTGCTCGGCGTGCCGATCCTGGCCGGGGTCGGGCTGACCGCGCTGGACACGCTGATCGTGCTGGGCCTGCAGGGCCGGAAGTTCCGCAGCCTGGAGGCCATCGTGCTGGGCCTCATCCTCACCATCGGGGTCTGCTTCCTGGTGGAGCTGGTGCTGCTGCGGCCGGACCTCTCGGCGGTGGCCGGCGGCTTCGTGCCGTCGCTGCGCACGCTCGGCGACCTCGATGCCATCGGCATCGCCGTCGGCGTCATCGGCGCGACGGTGATGCCCCACAACCTCTATTTGCATTCGGCGATCGTGCAGACCCGCGTGGTGGCCGAGGACGAGCGGAGCATCCGCCAGGCGATCCGGCTGTCCAACATCGACACCATCGCCTCGCTGCTGCTGGCGCTGGCGATCAACGCCGCGATCATGATCCTCGCCGCCAGCGCCTTCCACGCCAACGGCCAGCAGGTCGGCGGCATCGAGGACGCCTACCATCTGCTCGACCCGATCGTCGGCACCTCGCTCGCGGGGGTGCTGTTCGCCGTGGCCCTGCTCGCCTCCGGGCAAAGCTCCACCTTCACCGGCACCATTGCCGGCCAGATCCTGATGGAGGGGTTCCTCGACCTGAAGATTCCCTGCTGGCAGCGCCGGCTGATCACCCGCGGCCTGGCCCTGGTGCCGGCCTTCGCCGGGCTGTGGTGGCTGGGCGATGGCGGGGTCGGGTTCCTGCTGGTGGCAAGCCAGGTCGCGCTGAGCCTGCAACTGCCCTTCGCCGTCTACCCGCTGGTGCGTTTCTCCGCCGACCGCCGGCTGATGGGGGACGCGGTCACGCCGCGCTGGATGCAGCGCCTGGCCTGGCTGATCTTCGCGGCCGTGGTCGCCGCGAATGCCTGGCTGGTGGTCCAGGCGGTGCGGGGATAA
- a CDS encoding A24 family peptidase, with product MQETFFLGVTCTSVGLLLAAALHDTATRTIPNWIPAALAIAGLLLRAQDGNLAMNLGIAVLLLALFGCLWLRGYVGGGDMKLIPAAALALPPHDIPTFLLSMALAGGVVALVYLALSAVVRRPPPGRRHGLPSRLLKAEAWRIYQRGAIPYGVAIAAGSLPLLVHTLSG from the coding sequence GTGCAAGAAACGTTTTTTCTCGGCGTCACGTGCACCAGCGTCGGCCTGCTGCTTGCCGCCGCCCTGCACGATACCGCTACCCGGACCATTCCGAACTGGATCCCAGCGGCCCTGGCCATTGCCGGCCTGCTCCTGCGTGCGCAGGATGGTAACTTGGCCATGAACCTCGGCATCGCTGTCTTGCTCCTGGCCCTGTTCGGCTGCCTCTGGCTGCGCGGCTATGTCGGCGGCGGCGACATGAAGCTCATTCCTGCCGCTGCCCTGGCGTTGCCGCCGCACGACATCCCCACCTTCCTGCTGTCCATGGCACTGGCCGGCGGTGTGGTGGCACTGGTCTATCTGGCGCTCTCAGCGGTGGTGCGACGGCCACCTCCCGGTCGGCGCCACGGCCTGCCCTCCCGCCTGCTTAAGGCCGAAGCGTGGCGGATCTATCAACGCGGCGCCATCCCGTACGGCGTCGCCATCGCCGCGGGCAGCCTGCCACTCCTTGTTCACACCTTATCGGGGTAG